The Enterococcus sp. 7F3_DIV0205 genome has a window encoding:
- a CDS encoding DUF4828 domain-containing protein has protein sequence MKKHWSLFLGASLITGIAGSLFLKKKQANQQPDSDIPNLYKSYLGSWWFVNKQKATQHTLKIEDDLQIIIDGKELRYMLVELTNKRLVAQDEYGYHLIIQCLNDKPASLYDEADDATYVLEATDSLECPTEQ, from the coding sequence ATGAAAAAACATTGGTCATTATTTTTAGGTGCATCGCTTATTACAGGTATTGCTGGCTCATTATTCTTGAAAAAGAAACAAGCGAATCAGCAGCCTGATTCAGATATTCCTAATTTATATAAAAGTTATTTAGGTAGTTGGTGGTTTGTCAATAAACAAAAAGCCACACAACATACATTGAAGATCGAAGATGATCTTCAGATTATTATTGATGGTAAAGAATTACGCTATATGCTAGTTGAATTAACAAACAAACGACTAGTTGCTCAAGATGAGTATGGCTATCATTTAATTATTCAATGTCTAAATGATAAACCCGCTTCCTTATATGATGAAGCCGACGATGCCACTTATGTTTTGGAAGCAACTGATTCTTTAGAGTGTCCAACAGAACAGTAA
- the hisE gene encoding phosphoribosyl-ATP diphosphatase, giving the protein MLDTLYQEILERKKVPKEGSYTNYLFDQGLDKILKKVGEEATEVIIAAKNNQAEVITETSDLIYHMLVLLVEQGVTLEEIKTELMKREGKLSKMKERKQIDEL; this is encoded by the coding sequence ATGCTTGATACACTTTACCAAGAGATACTAGAACGTAAAAAAGTTCCTAAAGAAGGTTCATACACCAATTATTTATTCGACCAAGGACTAGATAAAATCCTAAAGAAAGTCGGAGAAGAAGCGACAGAGGTAATCATTGCAGCTAAAAATAATCAAGCAGAAGTAATCACCGAAACCTCTGATTTAATTTATCATATGTTAGTGCTATTAGTTGAACAAGGTGTCACTTTAGAAGAAATCAAAACGGAATTGATGAAACGAGAAGGAAAATTAAGTAAAATGAAAGAACGCAAACAAATCGATGAACTTTAA
- the hisI gene encoding phosphoribosyl-AMP cyclohydrolase, whose product MKPDFTKGLLPAIIIEAKTKEVLMLAYMNEESYEKTLETGTTWFYSRSRQQLWNKGETSGNTQQVKNIVTDCDHDTLLITVEQTGPACHTGKHSCFFNVII is encoded by the coding sequence ATGAAACCAGATTTTACTAAAGGCTTGTTACCAGCAATTATAATCGAAGCAAAAACGAAAGAAGTGTTGATGCTTGCTTACATGAACGAGGAAAGCTATGAAAAAACGCTTGAAACAGGGACTACTTGGTTTTACTCACGATCTCGTCAACAATTGTGGAATAAAGGAGAAACAAGTGGTAATACCCAACAAGTGAAAAATATCGTAACAGATTGTGATCATGACACATTGCTTATTACAGTTGAACAAACAGGACCTGCTTGTCATACCGGTAAGCACAGTTGTTTTTTCAATGTGATTATCTAA
- the hisF gene encoding imidazole glycerol phosphate synthase subunit HisF, with protein sequence MLTKRIIPCLDVTDGRVVKGVNFVGLQDVGDPVAIARAYNEQGADELVFLDITATSDDRETMIEVVERTAAEVFIPLTVGGGIRTVSDMKKMLQAGADKISLNSAAIQQPELIKAGAEKFGSQCIVVAIDAKRMEDSWHVFVKGGREDTGLDAIEWAKKAVDLGAGEILLTSMDADGTKEGYDLALNQAISTAVNVPVIASGGCGSAADIVDVFEQTNVSAALAASIFHYGEVSIPELKEILTLNGMEVRK encoded by the coding sequence ATGTTGACTAAACGTATTATTCCTTGCCTAGATGTAACAGATGGTCGAGTGGTCAAGGGAGTCAATTTCGTTGGGTTACAAGATGTCGGTGATCCAGTAGCCATTGCTCGAGCATACAATGAGCAAGGAGCCGATGAGCTGGTTTTCTTGGATATCACGGCTACTAGTGATGACCGTGAGACGATGATTGAAGTGGTCGAACGAACAGCGGCGGAAGTATTTATTCCTTTAACGGTTGGCGGCGGCATTCGCACTGTGTCAGATATGAAAAAAATGTTGCAAGCAGGAGCAGATAAAATTTCCCTCAATTCTGCAGCGATCCAACAACCAGAATTGATTAAAGCGGGTGCAGAAAAATTTGGGTCTCAATGTATCGTTGTGGCAATCGATGCGAAGCGAATGGAGGATTCGTGGCATGTGTTTGTCAAAGGAGGTCGTGAAGATACAGGGTTAGACGCGATAGAGTGGGCTAAAAAAGCTGTTGATCTAGGAGCAGGTGAGATTTTATTGACTAGTATGGATGCCGATGGAACCAAAGAAGGGTATGATCTTGCGCTAAATCAAGCTATTTCTACAGCTGTAAATGTTCCTGTGATTGCTTCAGGCGGCTGTGGTAGTGCGGCGGATATTGTGGACGTATTTGAACAAACCAACGTATCGGCAGCTTTGGCCGCAAGTATTTTTCATTATGGAGAGGTAAGCATTCCTGAATTAAAAGAAATACTAACGCTAAATGGAATGGAGGTTCGCAAATGA
- the hisA gene encoding 1-(5-phosphoribosyl)-5-[(5-phosphoribosylamino)methylideneamino]imidazole-4-carboxamide isomerase, translated as MHVIPAIDIREGKAVRLVQGDFLQKTIVNHNPVAQAEEFKEAGIQMMHVVDLDGALMGKAANASLIEQMKKATGLNIEVGGGIRTLAQIDDYVALGIDRIIIGSAALRDPELVQEAVKKYGDKIAVGIDAKNGKVAISGWLDVSETDYLQMAKTMAKLGVKTIIYTDISKDGTLTGPTFEDYAMLLKVVPDVQIIASGGVSSKEDLMKLAELGLYGAIVGKAFYNGDITLADMLEVEANVD; from the coding sequence ATGCACGTTATACCAGCGATTGATATTAGAGAAGGAAAAGCAGTCCGATTAGTTCAAGGTGATTTTCTACAAAAAACGATTGTGAACCATAATCCAGTGGCTCAAGCAGAAGAATTTAAAGAAGCTGGGATTCAAATGATGCATGTTGTTGATCTAGATGGTGCTTTGATGGGAAAAGCAGCGAATGCATCGTTGATCGAGCAAATGAAAAAAGCTACTGGATTGAACATTGAAGTTGGTGGCGGCATTCGCACGCTGGCTCAAATTGATGACTATGTGGCACTTGGTATCGACCGAATCATTATTGGTTCAGCAGCCTTAAGAGATCCAGAATTAGTTCAAGAAGCTGTTAAAAAATATGGGGATAAAATTGCAGTAGGAATCGATGCCAAAAACGGTAAAGTTGCTATCAGCGGTTGGTTGGATGTTAGTGAAACTGATTATCTACAAATGGCTAAAACGATGGCGAAACTAGGTGTCAAAACAATCATTTATACAGATATCTCTAAGGATGGCACTTTAACAGGGCCGACATTTGAAGATTACGCTATGTTATTAAAGGTTGTACCAGATGTGCAAATCATTGCTTCAGGTGGTGTTAGCAGTAAAGAGGATTTAATGAAGTTAGCTGAGTTAGGGCTGTATGGCGCAATCGTCGGAAAAGCCTTTTATAATGGTGATATCACTTTGGCAGATATGTTGGAGGTTGAGGCAAATGTTGACTAA
- the hisH gene encoding imidazole glycerol phosphate synthase subunit HisH yields MIIIIDYDTGNTRNVQKALDYVGLENKISADPDDIQKADGLILPGVGAFSLAMKELEQRGLVEVIKEVAQKGTPILGVCLGMQLLLEGSMENGFTEGLGLIEGLCEKLPDDPDLPVPHMGWNQLIVTNETLLTKEVNGQYVYFVHSYYADCEPDVIDALAQYSIKVPAMISKENVYGTQFHPEKSSEAGLMILRGFKEVVEHARYTSD; encoded by the coding sequence ATGATTATTATCATTGATTACGATACAGGCAATACTCGCAATGTTCAAAAAGCATTAGATTATGTTGGGCTAGAAAATAAAATTTCTGCTGATCCTGATGACATTCAAAAAGCTGATGGATTGATTTTGCCAGGAGTAGGTGCGTTTTCTTTAGCAATGAAGGAGCTAGAACAACGTGGATTAGTTGAGGTGATAAAAGAGGTTGCACAAAAAGGCACACCGATTTTAGGTGTTTGCTTAGGAATGCAGTTGCTTTTAGAAGGAAGTATGGAAAATGGTTTTACAGAAGGATTAGGATTGATCGAAGGGCTTTGCGAAAAATTGCCGGACGATCCTGATTTACCTGTTCCTCATATGGGCTGGAATCAACTAATAGTGACCAATGAAACGTTATTAACAAAAGAAGTGAACGGGCAGTATGTTTATTTTGTCCATTCTTATTATGCGGATTGTGAACCTGATGTTATCGATGCTTTAGCACAATATTCCATTAAAGTTCCAGCGATGATTTCTAAGGAAAATGTATACGGCACGCAGTTTCATCCTGAAAAAAGTAGTGAAGCAGGTTTGATGATTTTAAGAGGGTTTAAGGAGGTAGTGGAACATGCACGTTATACCAGCGATTGA
- the hisB gene encoding imidazoleglycerol-phosphate dehydratase HisB, translating to MRTATLTRETAETKIELKLDLDRQEPVSIQTGVGFFDHMLILFARHSRISLEVKVDGDLEVDSHHTVEDVGIVLGQCIREALGDKSGINRYGTSFVPMDESLAMASLDLSGRSYLVFDATFDNPKLGDFDTELTEEFFQAFAFNTQMNLHLNILHGKNTHHKIEALFKATGRALREAITENPAIQGVNSTKGIL from the coding sequence ATGAGAACTGCTACTTTAACTAGAGAAACTGCAGAAACAAAAATTGAGTTAAAACTTGATTTAGATCGTCAAGAACCAGTCAGTATTCAAACAGGAGTTGGATTTTTTGATCATATGCTGATTTTATTTGCCCGTCATAGTCGGATTTCTTTAGAAGTAAAAGTCGATGGAGATTTAGAAGTAGATAGTCATCATACTGTGGAAGATGTTGGGATTGTGTTAGGGCAGTGTATCCGAGAAGCTTTAGGTGATAAGTCTGGGATCAATCGTTATGGGACTAGTTTTGTGCCGATGGATGAGTCTTTGGCAATGGCTTCCTTAGACTTAAGTGGGCGCTCGTATTTAGTTTTTGACGCAACGTTCGATAATCCAAAACTTGGTGATTTTGATACAGAATTGACAGAAGAATTTTTTCAAGCGTTTGCTTTTAATACTCAAATGAACCTTCATTTAAACATTTTACATGGGAAAAATACCCACCATAAAATAGAAGCTTTGTTTAAGGCGACAGGGAGAGCGCTAAGGGAAGCAATTACTGAAAATCCGGCCATTCAAGGGGTCAACTCCACGAAAGGAATTCTGTAA
- the hisD gene encoding histidinol dehydrogenase, whose amino-acid sequence MKWLTGTTTEVLAALNDTVQLAQEDNQQVEEQVRQIIQQVIKDGDQALKTYSKKFDHVELQDLSISKEAIDLGFQRVEKEVITALEAAKENIISYHKKQKQYDFMDMEKSGVLRGQLVLPLARVGVYVPGGTAAYPSSVLMNVLPAKIAGVQEVIMVTPPSAEGISDVILAAAKIAGVDQIFQIGGAQGIAALAYGTESVPKVDKIVGPGNIYVATAKKQVFGMVGIDMIAGPSEIGILADEAANPTYIAADLLSQAEHDTLARVILVTDSVELAKQVEQEIYLQLETLPRKEIAEKAIQNHGMIIIASSLEAMFTIMNEIAPEHLEVQLVDAISYLHEIKNAGSIFLGEYASEPVGDYFSGTNHVLPTSGTAKFYSPLGVYDFVKYSQVTYYTKEALREAKDAIALLARKEGLEAHARAVECRFE is encoded by the coding sequence ATGAAATGGTTAACTGGAACGACCACAGAGGTTTTAGCGGCATTAAATGACACTGTTCAGCTGGCGCAAGAGGACAATCAACAAGTGGAAGAACAAGTCCGTCAGATCATTCAGCAAGTCATCAAAGATGGGGATCAAGCCTTAAAAACATATTCTAAAAAATTTGATCATGTTGAACTGCAAGACTTGTCTATATCAAAGGAAGCAATCGATTTAGGTTTCCAAAGAGTAGAAAAAGAAGTGATTACAGCCTTAGAAGCTGCTAAAGAAAATATTATAAGTTATCACAAAAAGCAAAAGCAATATGATTTCATGGATATGGAAAAATCAGGCGTTTTACGAGGGCAATTAGTGTTGCCGTTAGCTCGAGTAGGTGTTTATGTACCAGGAGGAACAGCTGCTTATCCTTCTTCTGTACTAATGAACGTTCTCCCAGCAAAAATCGCAGGTGTTCAAGAAGTCATCATGGTTACGCCCCCTTCCGCTGAGGGAATTTCTGACGTGATTTTAGCAGCGGCAAAAATTGCAGGTGTGGATCAAATTTTTCAAATTGGCGGAGCACAAGGCATTGCAGCGCTAGCGTACGGAACGGAGTCTGTGCCAAAAGTAGACAAAATCGTAGGTCCAGGAAATATTTATGTGGCTACGGCAAAAAAACAAGTCTTTGGTATGGTTGGGATTGATATGATTGCAGGTCCATCAGAAATAGGAATTTTAGCAGATGAAGCAGCCAATCCCACCTATATTGCCGCTGATTTGCTGTCCCAAGCAGAACATGATACGCTTGCCAGAGTGATATTAGTGACGGATTCAGTTGAGCTTGCTAAACAAGTTGAACAAGAAATCTATCTGCAATTAGAAACACTACCTCGCAAAGAAATTGCCGAAAAAGCAATTCAAAATCATGGGATGATCATTATTGCCTCATCTCTTGAAGCGATGTTCACCATCATGAATGAAATTGCGCCAGAACATTTAGAAGTACAGCTGGTGGATGCAATCAGTTATTTACATGAAATCAAAAATGCGGGGTCGATTTTTTTAGGGGAGTATGCATCAGAGCCTGTAGGAGATTATTTTTCAGGAACGAACCATGTCTTGCCGACAAGTGGCACTGCCAAATTTTATTCACCGCTAGGAGTGTATGATTTTGTGAAGTATAGCCAAGTTACTTATTATACAAAAGAAGCACTAAGAGAAGCCAAAGATGCAATTGCTCTTTTAGCTAGAAAAGAAGGATTAGAAGCACATGCTAGAGCAGTTGAATGTCGTTTTGAATAA
- the hisG gene encoding ATP phosphoribosyltransferase, which yields MTQLTIALTKGRLEKQTLALFEQAGIDVSFMQNKQRKLIFTSPDQRITFLLVKAADVTTYVRHGVADLGIVGKDVLIEHPFGYYEMLDLKIGVCKFSVASTQNYQPDDYKRKRIATKYPTVASEHFRKKGEDVEIIKIEGSVEIAPVLGLADAIVDIVETGTTLRENGLEIFEDICSISARLIVNKAMLKRKRQAIFQLFDALQSVIEGEK from the coding sequence TTGACACAATTGACTATTGCTTTGACGAAGGGACGCTTAGAAAAACAGACATTAGCATTATTTGAACAGGCTGGAATCGATGTTTCATTTATGCAGAACAAGCAAAGAAAGTTGATTTTTACTAGTCCAGATCAACGAATCACCTTTCTTTTAGTAAAGGCTGCTGACGTAACGACCTATGTACGTCATGGTGTTGCTGATTTAGGCATTGTAGGGAAAGATGTATTGATCGAGCATCCATTTGGTTACTATGAAATGCTGGATCTAAAGATTGGAGTATGTAAATTTTCGGTTGCGTCTACCCAAAATTATCAACCCGATGATTATAAACGAAAAAGAATTGCAACCAAATACCCAACTGTTGCTTCTGAACATTTCCGTAAAAAAGGAGAAGACGTCGAAATCATTAAGATTGAAGGATCAGTTGAAATTGCCCCTGTTTTGGGATTAGCAGATGCCATTGTTGATATTGTGGAAACCGGAACGACATTGAGAGAGAATGGCTTAGAAATTTTTGAAGATATTTGTTCGATCTCGGCTCGACTAATCGTAAATAAAGCAATGTTGAAACGTAAGCGCCAAGCAATATTCCAATTGTTTGATGCACTGCAATCTGTAATAGAAGGAGAAAAATAA
- the hisZ gene encoding ATP phosphoribosyltransferase regulatory subunit has protein sequence MKWNRNLPAGTKDKLFREANGAYQLEKQVNEIVTKRGYQRIDTPVIEFEDVFYSEEKNEKEFYRLFDNQGRLLVLRPDMTMPIGRVIATTGIQPPLKLSYSGKVFRSNDDMLGERNELTQAGIELIGYSSLKAEVECITCAVEILEALKIPNFHFELGHAQIFRTIVTSLDLGEAEKSELQIYFNNKSLTDLKRFVEKHPSELDEFICAIPRLFGEADEVVPTAKKLLPKESRIMTIIDELERLMTIIEAHHRKISLTVDLGLVALMDYYTGVLFSGYADLIPDIFLRGGRYDHLAEQFGHPAIPAVGLGINLDTLVSLQYQIGELASLDQPTTLVHGSLTQITKSEILVKEHPDYQLSLFETLEEALEYGEKWHYQQVIEVTEDKVQVIKVGTKN, from the coding sequence ATGAAGTGGAACCGCAATTTGCCGGCTGGAACGAAAGACAAGTTATTTCGAGAAGCCAATGGGGCGTATCAATTAGAAAAACAAGTGAATGAGATTGTGACCAAAAGAGGATATCAGCGAATCGATACACCAGTGATCGAGTTTGAAGATGTATTTTACAGTGAAGAAAAAAATGAAAAAGAATTTTACCGCTTGTTTGACAATCAAGGTCGATTGCTTGTATTACGTCCAGATATGACGATGCCGATTGGACGTGTGATTGCAACGACTGGAATTCAGCCGCCTCTTAAATTATCTTATAGCGGTAAAGTGTTTCGCTCAAACGATGATATGCTGGGAGAACGAAATGAGTTGACTCAAGCTGGAATTGAGTTGATTGGTTATTCTTCTTTAAAAGCGGAAGTCGAATGTATCACTTGTGCCGTCGAAATTTTAGAAGCACTAAAGATACCCAACTTCCATTTTGAATTAGGCCATGCACAAATTTTTCGTACCATAGTAACGTCATTAGATTTGGGTGAAGCAGAAAAATCAGAGCTTCAAATCTATTTTAATAATAAAAGTCTGACGGATCTTAAACGGTTTGTGGAGAAACATCCCAGTGAGTTAGATGAATTTATTTGCGCGATTCCAAGACTGTTCGGAGAAGCAGATGAGGTAGTACCAACTGCTAAAAAATTATTGCCCAAAGAATCACGCATCATGACCATCATTGATGAGTTAGAAAGATTAATGACTATTATTGAAGCGCATCATCGAAAGATTTCTTTAACTGTGGATTTAGGTTTAGTTGCGTTGATGGATTATTACACAGGTGTTTTATTTAGTGGGTACGCTGATTTGATACCAGATATTTTCTTACGAGGTGGACGTTACGATCATTTAGCAGAACAATTCGGACATCCGGCGATTCCTGCAGTAGGATTAGGGATTAATCTAGATACATTGGTCTCTTTGCAATATCAAATCGGCGAACTAGCTTCTTTAGATCAGCCGACAACATTGGTTCATGGTTCTTTGACACAAATAACTAAATCAGAAATACTTGTAAAAGAGCATCCTGATTACCAATTATCCTTGTTTGAAACATTGGAAGAAGCTTTGGAATATGGGGAGAAATGGCATTATCAGCAAGTCATTGAGGTAACAGAAGATAAAGTACAGGTGATAAAGGTGGGGACTAAAAATTGA
- a CDS encoding GyrI-like domain-containing protein, with translation MKIEIIPIQRIFYLRRIGCYGEENKQLMATLKEKLKEASLFNEDTIIYGIAWSELNTPKEMCIYDVCVTVSAEQNIIEEMKETVLEGGKYAIFKIKHTEKEIQRFWEKFMQQNFQKEIVIIADLNRPILERYTGRLIAAGYCEFCVPIE, from the coding sequence ATGAAGATTGAAATAATACCAATTCAAAGAATTTTCTATTTAAGGAGAATCGGATGTTATGGTGAAGAGAATAAGCAATTGATGGCTACTTTAAAAGAAAAACTAAAAGAAGCCAGTTTATTTAATGAAGACACCATTATTTATGGTATTGCTTGGAGTGAGTTGAATACGCCAAAAGAAATGTGTATTTATGATGTTTGTGTTACGGTATCAGCAGAGCAAAACATTATTGAAGAGATGAAGGAAACGGTGCTTGAAGGTGGCAAGTATGCAATTTTTAAAATAAAGCATACGGAAAAAGAAATCCAACGGTTTTGGGAGAAATTTATGCAGCAAAATTTTCAAAAGGAAATTGTAATTATTGCCGATTTGAATCGTCCCATTTTAGAAAGATATACTGGAAGGCTAATTGCTGCAGGTTATTGTGAATTTTGCGTGCCGATTGAGTAG
- a CDS encoding MerR family transcriptional regulator yields the protein MLSIGDFSKVSQVSPKTLRYYDEINLLNPTFTDANSGYRYYDVSQLETILLIKRLKEYMFSLEEIKQVIESDQDQDLLQMTIIKKKKEISQKMQNYSLLLDRIVEDLTTLERGKKLMSYLNSIEVKLTEVPEMNILYLRKQMNVQEYGKYIGELFGRLTAEQFTPTGPPLTIYHSPDFNPESSDMELAVPIAEKNEQTRTLPTSLCATSTHVGSYTEMSSVYSKILKWIEEKGYKMNGAPFEIYQTDPNTTAPDKNVVEIYFPVSL from the coding sequence ATGTTATCAATTGGTGATTTTTCAAAGGTTTCACAAGTTTCACCTAAAACGCTTCGTTATTATGATGAAATCAATTTATTGAATCCGACTTTTACAGATGCAAATAGTGGGTATCGTTATTATGATGTCAGTCAGCTTGAAACGATTCTTTTAATCAAACGATTAAAGGAATATATGTTTTCACTGGAGGAAATCAAGCAGGTTATTGAGAGTGATCAAGATCAAGACTTACTGCAAATGACCATCATTAAGAAGAAAAAAGAAATTAGCCAAAAGATGCAAAATTACTCTCTGTTGTTGGATCGAATAGTTGAGGATCTAACTACATTAGAAAGGGGAAAAAAACTGATGTCTTATTTAAATTCAATCGAAGTCAAACTTACTGAAGTACCTGAAATGAATATTTTATATCTTAGAAAGCAAATGAACGTACAAGAATATGGAAAATATATTGGAGAGTTATTTGGTCGTCTTACAGCAGAACAGTTTACTCCGACAGGACCACCATTGACGATTTATCATAGTCCCGATTTTAATCCAGAAAGTAGTGACATGGAGTTAGCAGTACCGATTGCTGAAAAGAATGAACAAACGAGGACGTTGCCTACAAGTTTGTGCGCAACTTCGACTCATGTTGGATCATATACAGAGATGTCCTCAGTGTATAGTAAAATTTTGAAATGGATCGAGGAAAAAGGGTATAAAATGAACGGAGCGCCGTTTGAAATTTATCAAACGGACCCGAATACTACGGCTCCTGATAAAAATGTAGTTGAGATTTATTTTCCAGTGTCACTTTGA
- a CDS encoding dihydrodipicolinate synthase family protein: MNYNLVNDYHIAVPTAFYNDETLNINDTIEHILYLQNIGIGSVLVCGSTGEQHSLTLQEKVSLLNAIETESRINSSLEILFGVASIRQKETVLLAEAINSLNKVSGVLLGFPPYILPSQKEAIVYVKQISQVLKKPMIIYNNPRRTGFDIAIDSLIDIFQEANIIGIKEVGDGTRIRDLRASINKTIYIYAGGEIGIKEKIDQGFNRLSSVAGNLYPLEIKEWFHSLLNGSTQNFAKQTELDKLFEDSPLVYLKKEISKKENLAMGITRSPLGNI, translated from the coding sequence ATGAACTATAACTTAGTAAATGATTATCATATCGCAGTACCTACCGCCTTTTACAATGATGAAACCCTAAACATAAATGATACGATCGAACATATCCTCTACTTGCAAAATATAGGGATCGGTTCAGTTTTAGTTTGTGGTTCAACGGGAGAACAACATAGTTTGACTTTACAAGAAAAGGTTTCACTTTTGAATGCCATAGAAACAGAATCAAGAATTAATAGTAGCTTGGAAATCCTCTTTGGAGTAGCTAGTATTCGCCAAAAAGAAACTGTACTTTTAGCCGAAGCTATCAACTCTTTAAACAAAGTTTCAGGCGTTTTGTTAGGATTTCCTCCTTATATTTTGCCAAGCCAAAAAGAAGCTATTGTTTACGTAAAGCAAATTTCTCAAGTTCTTAAAAAACCAATGATTATCTACAATAATCCCAGGAGAACAGGATTTGATATAGCAATAGATTCACTTATTGATATTTTTCAAGAAGCTAATATTATTGGTATCAAAGAAGTTGGAGATGGCACTCGCATTCGTGATTTAAGAGCTTCAATTAATAAGACCATCTATATCTATGCTGGTGGAGAGATTGGTATCAAAGAAAAAATCGACCAAGGGTTCAATAGGTTGTCTTCTGTAGCAGGCAATTTATATCCATTAGAAATAAAAGAATGGTTCCACTCACTGTTAAACGGCTCAACTCAAAACTTTGCTAAACAAACAGAATTGGATAAGTTATTTGAAGATAGCCCATTAGTTTATTTAAAAAAGGAAATATCAAAAAAAGAAAATCTAGCCATGGGCATTACTAGAAGTCCTTTAGGAAATATATGA
- a CDS encoding NUDIX hydrolase codes for MEYMDVYTSKKQKTTKVHSRDIPMNRDDYRFVVSVLIFNSSGELLIQKRQSTKKVWSNWWDYTAGGAVIEGEELYQAAERELLEETGIVVDLKDTPSRLTVSFEEGWDEIYFVTKDVTLKELDLQEEEVSEMKWVTEKEYLTMLSQNTFIPYIYAKSIFDFYRSQSEYLH; via the coding sequence ATGGAATATATGGATGTTTACACTTCAAAAAAACAGAAAACAACCAAAGTCCACTCCCGTGATATCCCAATGAACCGTGATGACTATCGCTTTGTGGTTTCAGTGTTAATTTTTAATAGCTCTGGTGAACTACTTATCCAAAAGCGGCAATCAACAAAAAAAGTATGGTCAAATTGGTGGGATTATACTGCTGGTGGGGCTGTTATTGAAGGAGAAGAATTGTATCAAGCTGCTGAGCGTGAGTTACTAGAAGAAACAGGAATTGTTGTTGATTTAAAGGACACACCCAGTCGCTTAACGGTCTCCTTTGAAGAAGGTTGGGATGAAATTTATTTTGTCACAAAAGATGTCACACTTAAAGAATTAGATTTACAAGAAGAAGAGGTCAGTGAAATGAAATGGGTAACTGAAAAAGAGTACCTAACAATGCTTAGTCAGAATACATTTATTCCTTATATTTATGCGAAATCAATTTTTGATTTTTATCGCAGTCAAAGTGAATATCTCCATTAA
- a CDS encoding TraX family protein: MNGNQLKLMMMGLMFLDHLTPLLPPQFSSPIHMLSRCVAVFFAFMAVEGLHYTRNRRKYLFRLYGWAAIMFAGNTIINTMIVKNPMYQIHNNIFLTLALGVTILALIDYAKHAHESVFKILANILAIILTVATFLGLIPAEGEFVVIPFMLLSYFFRDNAKKRNISYLIFAIPLIIMPILGLPNYSFEMIKVQLEGNSDFLFITVIPFIHLYNGEKGSNSPFFKYLFYVFYPAHLWIITLITWSLNSFS, from the coding sequence ATGAACGGAAATCAATTAAAACTTATGATGATGGGCTTGATGTTTCTAGATCATCTTACCCCACTATTACCACCACAATTTAGCTCGCCAATCCACATGTTGTCTCGCTGTGTTGCTGTATTTTTTGCTTTTATGGCGGTTGAAGGACTTCATTATACTAGAAATCGCAGAAAATATTTGTTTCGTCTCTATGGCTGGGCAGCAATAATGTTTGCTGGTAATACTATTATTAACACAATGATCGTTAAAAACCCAATGTATCAGATTCACAATAATATTTTTCTAACGTTGGCTCTTGGTGTTACTATTTTAGCACTAATCGATTATGCAAAACATGCTCACGAGTCTGTCTTTAAAATACTCGCAAATATTCTAGCAATTATTTTGACAGTAGCAACTTTTCTAGGTTTGATTCCTGCTGAAGGAGAATTTGTTGTTATTCCATTTATGTTGCTTAGTTATTTCTTCAGAGACAATGCTAAAAAGAGAAATATCTCCTATCTTATCTTTGCGATTCCTTTAATTATAATGCCTATTCTTGGCTTACCCAATTATTCTTTCGAGATGATCAAGGTGCAATTAGAAGGTAACTCTGACTTTTTATTTATTACTGTGATTCCTTTTATCCATTTGTATAATGGTGAAAAAGGTAGTAATAGCCCTTTCTTCAAATATTTATTCTATGTATTTTATCCTGCACATTTATGGATTATTACTTTGATTACCTGGTCTTTGAATAGTTTCAGCTAA